Proteins encoded in a region of the Pirellulales bacterium genome:
- a CDS encoding electron transfer flavoprotein subunit alpha/FixB family protein: MPDVIACLWGRAGLDRAAQGLLGAGRRLADGLSGKLRAVVVGSIDPSAIAAVQTAADSVVLVEDDLLAEYNPENYLAALTAACQKLAPQAVLLGNDSYSQELTARLAHRLGGSAAGDAVEITSADGQLRVTRGVYGGKATAVIALAKSPGVVWVRARAMSPAEARSPGEVERVQLGLAADSRVKLLSSHVEAKEGARLEDARLIVSGGRGLGGPEPFEQLQALAGAMGAQMAASRAACDAGWVPASWQVGQTGKKVAPELYMAIAISGASQHIMGIADSKVICAINRDPDAPIFKHCRFGLVEDYQKVVGPLTAKLSQHQ, translated from the coding sequence GTGCCTGATGTCATTGCATGTTTATGGGGCCGTGCCGGTTTGGACCGCGCGGCGCAGGGCCTTCTCGGAGCGGGCCGTCGCCTGGCCGATGGTCTGAGTGGCAAGCTCCGCGCCGTGGTGGTTGGCTCGATCGATCCTTCCGCGATCGCTGCCGTACAAACCGCAGCCGACAGCGTGGTGTTGGTCGAAGACGACTTGCTGGCCGAGTACAATCCGGAAAACTACCTGGCAGCTTTAACCGCAGCATGTCAGAAGCTTGCGCCGCAGGCCGTGCTCTTAGGCAATGACTCGTATAGTCAGGAATTGACCGCCCGACTCGCGCATCGACTCGGGGGGAGCGCGGCGGGAGACGCGGTTGAAATCACGAGCGCCGACGGACAATTGCGCGTGACGCGAGGCGTTTACGGTGGCAAAGCCACGGCCGTGATTGCGCTGGCCAAATCGCCGGGTGTCGTCTGGGTGCGGGCCCGAGCTATGTCACCTGCCGAAGCCCGATCGCCGGGCGAAGTCGAACGCGTGCAGTTAGGTCTCGCCGCCGATTCGCGCGTCAAGCTCTTGTCCAGCCATGTGGAAGCCAAGGAGGGCGCGCGATTGGAAGACGCCCGCTTGATCGTCTCGGGCGGGCGCGGCCTGGGCGGGCCCGAACCCTTCGAGCAACTGCAAGCCTTGGCAGGCGCCATGGGAGCCCAGATGGCCGCGTCGCGCGCGGCTTGCGACGCCGGCTGGGTGCCAGCCTCTTGGCAGGTCGGTCAGACCGGAAAGAAGGTCGCGCCAGAGCTTTACATGGCCATCGCCATCTCGGGCGCCAGCCAGCACATCATGGGCATCGCCGATTCAAAAGTGATCTGCGCGATCAATCGCGATCCCGATGCCCCGATCTTCAAGCATTGCCGCTTCGGCCTGGTCGAGGACTACCAAAAAGTTGTCGGTCCCTTGACCGCGAAGCTGTCCCAGCACCAATGA
- a CDS encoding acyl-CoA dehydrogenase family protein, producing MASEVLQNDAEVTVPGTGFTKAHQLFRETVRRFVDEEINPYIDQWEEDEIFPAHELFKKAGDLGLLGLSYPTEYGGSGADYWYNIAMAEEMARCNCGAIPMAMGVQTDMATPALARYGSHELKKAYLEPAITGDAVCSIAVTEASGGSDVASIRTKAERDGDDYVINGSKMFITNGAQADWICLLARTTPGTTYKGMSLIVVPTDTKGFTVSKKLKKMGNWASDTAELVFDNCRVPVANRIGEEGMGFIYQMQQFQNERLIGSLGAVAGAEKILKMTIEYCRGRSTFGKPLIENQWIYFKLTELISEVEFLRQMCYQCGRLMDRGLDFTREASMAKLKAGRLVREVADICMQFHGGMGYMEEYPMARYFRDSRLMSIGAGADEIMLGIIAKFEGIAPRR from the coding sequence ATGGCCTCAGAAGTACTTCAAAACGACGCGGAAGTTACGGTCCCCGGCACGGGCTTTACCAAGGCTCATCAACTATTTCGCGAAACCGTGCGCCGCTTTGTCGACGAAGAGATCAATCCATACATCGATCAGTGGGAAGAAGACGAAATCTTCCCGGCCCATGAACTGTTCAAGAAGGCCGGTGACCTGGGGCTGTTGGGCCTTTCCTATCCGACCGAGTACGGAGGTTCGGGCGCCGACTACTGGTACAACATCGCCATGGCCGAAGAAATGGCCCGCTGCAATTGCGGCGCGATCCCCATGGCGATGGGCGTGCAAACCGACATGGCTACGCCCGCCCTGGCCCGCTACGGTTCGCACGAGCTAAAGAAGGCGTATCTCGAACCGGCCATCACGGGCGATGCGGTTTGCAGCATCGCGGTGACCGAGGCCAGCGGCGGCTCCGACGTGGCATCGATTCGCACCAAGGCCGAGCGCGATGGCGATGACTATGTCATCAACGGCAGCAAGATGTTCATCACCAACGGCGCACAAGCCGATTGGATCTGCTTGTTGGCCCGCACGACGCCAGGCACGACTTACAAAGGGATGTCGTTGATCGTCGTGCCCACGGATACCAAGGGTTTCACGGTCAGCAAAAAGCTGAAGAAGATGGGCAACTGGGCCAGCGACACCGCGGAACTGGTTTTCGACAACTGCCGCGTGCCGGTGGCCAACCGCATCGGCGAGGAAGGGATGGGCTTCATCTACCAGATGCAGCAATTCCAGAACGAGCGCCTGATCGGTTCGCTGGGCGCCGTGGCCGGCGCGGAAAAGATCCTGAAGATGACGATCGAGTATTGCCGCGGCCGCTCGACGTTCGGAAAGCCGCTGATCGAGAATCAGTGGATCTACTTCAAGCTTACCGAGCTGATCTCCGAAGTCGAATTCCTGCGGCAGATGTGCTACCAGTGCGGCCGTCTTATGGACCGCGGACTGGATTTCACGCGTGAAGCGTCTATGGCCAAGCTCAAAGCGGGCCGCCTGGTACGCGAAGTCGCCGACATCTGCATGCAATTTCACGGCGGCATGGGCTACATGGAAGAATACCCGATGGCCCGCTACTTCCGCGATTCGCGGTTGATGTCGATCGGCGCCGGCGCCGACGAAATCATGCTGGGCATCATCGCCAAGTTCGAAGGCATCGCCCCGCGCCGCTAA
- a CDS encoding DUF1501 domain-containing protein has protein sequence MSQPRNCEGWSRRDTLKLGVGCLAGGGFVDLLRLVGQANESRAGTPSRRPTSCVLIWMDGGPSHFETFDPKPDAPVEIRGELGAISTKIPSVHFSEHLPRLAGIADKLAIVRSVCHNQGNHGAGNHYMMTGAPPRIPVGCGAFVSFHPSLGSVTAYERGNRGGLPAYFSMPSMSRSGGPNFLGAKFAPFVVADDPNKKDFRVRDVAPPAGLANDRFTSRRDLRGVVDRLARIPEDAAGDPVKAIDEYYEQGYSLVTSPEAQRAFDIAVEPDAMRDRYGRNPFGQRALLARRLVEAGVPFVTLYDGGWDHHSDIFGAIAKRLPPFENAIATLIEDLEQRGLLETTLIIALGEFGRTPKISTLPDQKKAGRDHWANAMSILFAGCGTPGGQVVGATDRTGHSAVERILSPENFVATVYAKLGIDPGKIYYAPNGRPAHLVSDPTPIKELMG, from the coding sequence ATGAGTCAACCGCGAAACTGCGAAGGTTGGAGTCGCCGCGACACCCTTAAGCTGGGAGTTGGTTGCCTGGCGGGCGGCGGATTTGTCGATCTGCTGCGCCTCGTGGGGCAGGCGAACGAATCGCGAGCCGGCACCCCGTCGCGCCGACCGACGAGTTGCGTCCTTATTTGGATGGACGGCGGACCATCGCACTTCGAGACCTTCGACCCCAAGCCCGATGCACCGGTAGAAATCCGTGGCGAACTCGGCGCGATCTCGACGAAGATCCCCAGCGTTCATTTTTCGGAGCATCTGCCACGGCTGGCCGGCATCGCCGACAAGTTGGCCATCGTGCGCTCGGTTTGCCACAACCAGGGCAATCACGGCGCGGGCAATCACTACATGATGACCGGCGCGCCGCCGCGCATCCCCGTCGGTTGCGGCGCGTTTGTCAGCTTCCACCCCAGCCTGGGCTCTGTTACCGCGTACGAACGGGGCAATCGCGGCGGACTGCCCGCGTATTTTTCGATGCCCAGCATGTCGCGCTCGGGCGGGCCGAATTTTCTGGGCGCCAAGTTCGCACCGTTTGTCGTCGCGGATGATCCGAACAAGAAGGATTTTCGCGTCCGTGACGTGGCGCCGCCCGCCGGTCTCGCGAATGACCGCTTCACGAGCCGGCGTGACTTGCGCGGCGTTGTCGATCGGCTCGCCCGTATCCCCGAGGATGCCGCCGGCGATCCGGTAAAGGCGATCGACGAATACTACGAACAGGGCTACAGCCTGGTCACCAGTCCCGAGGCGCAGCGCGCCTTCGATATTGCGGTCGAGCCGGACGCGATGCGCGACCGCTACGGTCGCAATCCCTTCGGGCAGCGAGCCCTGTTGGCGCGGCGCCTGGTCGAAGCGGGCGTGCCATTCGTCACGCTTTACGATGGTGGCTGGGACCACCACTCGGATATATTCGGCGCGATCGCGAAGCGGTTGCCGCCCTTCGAAAATGCCATCGCCACCTTGATCGAAGATCTCGAACAGCGCGGGCTGCTCGAAACGACGTTGATTATCGCGCTCGGCGAATTCGGCCGCACGCCCAAGATTTCCACCCTGCCTGACCAGAAGAAAGCCGGGCGCGATCACTGGGCGAATGCGATGTCGATCCTCTTTGCCGGTTGCGGCACTCCTGGCGGTCAGGTCGTCGGCGCCACCGATCGCACGGGGCACTCGGCGGTCGAGCGAATTCTTTCGCCAGAAAACTTCGTGGCGACCGTCTACGCGAAACTCGGCATCGACCCCGGCAAGATCTACTACGCGCCCAATGGCCGACCGGCCCATTTGGTAAGCGATCCGACACCGATCAAAGAGTTGATGGGTTGA
- a CDS encoding acyl-CoA dehydrogenase yields MDLSLTPSELKFRDELRAWLKDNLPPKGAHAANTAEAPAHFHKQIRDWQRKLYEGGYAGIAWPKEFGGRGATFIEQAIFQEEMAVADTPETATIGQSLVGPTIIAVGTEAQKKRFLPGILSGEEVWCQGFSEPNAGSDLASLETKAVLDGDHFVVNGQKIWTSFAHFADLCLLVVRTDTNAAKHKGITCLLVDMKSPGITVRPLKMMSGDSEFNEMFFSNLRVPVDRVLGKVNEGWNVAITALSNERANLGIGLYVAFKRNLDSVVEQARQLRRHGKPVLADPVLRQKLAQAYVDLEVFRLNTTRALSTLNKTGAPGPEGSIQKLYWSELNQRNAQIAMEVLGPYGQLKDFDGGRCVYNYLRSRGNTIEAGTSEVQRNIIAQRVLGLPRSY; encoded by the coding sequence ATGGATCTAAGTCTCACGCCCAGCGAGCTAAAGTTTCGCGACGAGCTGCGCGCCTGGCTCAAAGACAACTTGCCGCCAAAGGGCGCGCACGCGGCGAACACTGCGGAGGCGCCCGCCCATTTCCACAAGCAGATCCGCGACTGGCAACGCAAGCTGTACGAAGGAGGCTACGCCGGGATTGCCTGGCCCAAGGAATTTGGCGGCCGCGGCGCCACGTTCATCGAACAAGCCATCTTCCAGGAAGAGATGGCCGTGGCCGACACGCCCGAGACCGCCACGATTGGGCAGAGCCTGGTCGGGCCGACGATCATTGCCGTGGGAACCGAGGCCCAGAAGAAACGGTTCCTGCCCGGCATCCTTTCCGGCGAAGAGGTCTGGTGCCAGGGCTTCTCCGAGCCGAACGCCGGTAGCGATTTGGCGTCGCTCGAAACCAAGGCCGTTCTCGATGGCGATCATTTCGTCGTCAATGGCCAGAAGATCTGGACTAGCTTTGCCCATTTCGCGGATCTGTGCCTGCTGGTTGTGCGCACCGACACGAACGCCGCCAAGCACAAGGGAATCACGTGCTTGTTGGTCGACATGAAGAGCCCCGGCATCACGGTGCGGCCGCTGAAGATGATGTCCGGCGATTCGGAATTCAACGAGATGTTCTTCTCCAACTTGCGCGTGCCCGTGGATCGCGTGCTGGGCAAGGTGAACGAAGGCTGGAACGTCGCCATTACGGCCTTGAGCAACGAGCGCGCCAACCTGGGCATCGGTCTGTACGTGGCGTTCAAACGAAATCTCGATTCTGTCGTCGAACAGGCACGCCAGTTACGTCGGCACGGGAAGCCGGTTTTGGCCGATCCGGTGCTGCGGCAAAAACTCGCGCAGGCTTACGTCGATCTGGAAGTCTTTCGCCTGAACACGACCCGGGCCTTGAGCACGTTGAATAAAACCGGCGCGCCGGGGCCCGAGGGCTCGATCCAAAAACTGTACTGGAGCGAACTGAATCAGCGCAACGCGCAGATCGCCATGGAAGTGCTCGGACCCTACGGCCAACTGAAGGATTTCGACGGTGGGCGCTGCGTCTACAACTACCTGCGTTCGCGCGGCAACACCATTGAAGCCGGCACCAGCGAAGTGCAACGCAACATCATCGCCCAACGTGTGCTGGGGCTGCCGCGCAGCTATTGA
- a CDS encoding acyl-CoA dehydrogenase family protein: MEFELSKPQKLLQNSARELFARLSPASRVRELMATDTALASELWSEVADQGWLGIHLNEEAGGLGLGVIDLVVVAEEMGRACFPGPFLGTVWAGTLVAEAKPASKYLPQLTAGELKGAVALLEPEASWDLADVQLQAVRSGAGFKITGRKTFVTDAGVADLIVCVARSGDDLVLLAVPAKTAGVTINPTAGLDATRKLHDVTFEHVTVEADHVLASGAAATTALARSMHVGTLVVCADMLGGMQWILEDAVEYAKTRQQFGKVIGSFQAVQHMCADMLLWTESARSAIYFAAWALDAEPKSAARAVTTAKVYTSDASREVANRGVQVHGGIGFTWEHDLQLYYKRSKASEILFGDAGHHRARMAEMVLDG; encoded by the coding sequence ATGGAATTCGAACTCTCCAAACCGCAGAAGCTGCTGCAGAATTCGGCCCGCGAATTGTTCGCCCGCCTTAGCCCGGCCTCGCGCGTTCGCGAGTTGATGGCAACCGACACGGCGCTCGCTTCCGAACTTTGGTCCGAAGTAGCCGACCAGGGCTGGCTCGGCATTCACTTGAATGAGGAGGCCGGCGGCCTGGGGCTCGGTGTCATCGATCTGGTGGTTGTCGCCGAAGAGATGGGACGTGCGTGCTTTCCTGGCCCGTTCCTGGGCACGGTGTGGGCCGGAACCCTTGTCGCCGAAGCCAAGCCGGCTTCGAAGTATTTACCGCAACTAACCGCGGGCGAGCTCAAAGGCGCGGTCGCGCTACTCGAGCCGGAAGCCAGCTGGGACCTGGCCGACGTCCAGCTGCAAGCCGTGAGGTCGGGGGCGGGTTTCAAGATCACCGGCCGCAAGACGTTCGTCACCGATGCCGGCGTTGCCGATCTGATCGTGTGCGTGGCACGATCCGGCGATGACCTGGTTCTGCTCGCCGTGCCGGCCAAAACTGCGGGCGTCACGATCAATCCGACCGCAGGCCTGGACGCCACGCGCAAGCTCCATGACGTCACATTCGAGCATGTCACCGTCGAAGCCGATCACGTGCTGGCCAGCGGCGCCGCGGCCACTACGGCACTTGCGCGCTCGATGCATGTCGGCACGCTCGTCGTCTGCGCCGACATGCTGGGCGGGATGCAATGGATTCTCGAGGACGCGGTCGAGTACGCCAAGACACGTCAGCAATTCGGCAAGGTCATCGGCTCGTTCCAGGCCGTGCAGCACATGTGCGCGGATATGTTGCTATGGACCGAGAGCGCGCGATCAGCGATCTATTTCGCCGCCTGGGCCTTGGATGCAGAGCCCAAGAGCGCGGCGCGGGCCGTGACAACAGCCAAGGTCTATACCTCGGACGCCTCGCGCGAGGTGGCCAATCGCGGCGTGCAGGTCCACGGCGGCATCGGCTTCACGTGGGAGCACGATTTGCAACTCTACTACAAGCGCTCGAAAGCCTCGGAAATTCTCTTCGGCGATGCCGGTCACCACCGGGCCCGCATGGCCGAGATGGTGCTCGACGGCTGA
- a CDS encoding PPC domain-containing protein, with translation MRGNKGLHSHRAASCFGAALLLGITFFTHMAYAAPPQWKYLFPAGAQVGTTVELEARGKFEQWPLAVWADRPGVTISAKEDKGKFVATVAGNALPGVHWLRFYDAEGATPLVPFVVGYLREACEQEPNDAPTRPQDVGPPQVVVNGRLQKRGDVDTFAVHLEKGQTLVAEIDAHRTLASPVDTVLEMVSTTGGFVLARNDDDQELDSRLVFAVPRSGSYMVRVFGFPAAPNSTIALAGDDSYAYRLTLTSAGFLNYSLPLAVSADTAHVQAHGWNLLPETQQVAPAILPNAKEAALFHPQLANTLLIPVVQHASILADEPSRPEIPQNITLPVTITGRIEFPRDKDSFRFSAKTGETLNFRVESRQLGYPLDPVLEIRDSQGKLLSRVDDVGAGRDAEITFAAPADGEYQIVVSDLHRHGAPNFVYRLSALAARPDYALSLGGDTFSVAVGQRLELPITIERLQGYKEPINLRVEGLPGGVTVEPAVSLGEGDSAKTVKLVITTGDAAFSGPIRVIGTTAGATLEPHTATAPLIGRGQRTPDAWLTITAAASK, from the coding sequence ATGCGTGGGAACAAAGGCCTGCACTCGCATCGCGCGGCGTCATGTTTTGGCGCTGCGCTGCTGCTGGGGATCACGTTTTTCACACACATGGCGTACGCCGCGCCCCCGCAATGGAAATATCTGTTTCCAGCGGGCGCGCAGGTTGGCACGACCGTCGAGCTTGAAGCACGCGGAAAATTCGAGCAGTGGCCGCTGGCGGTGTGGGCCGATCGACCGGGCGTGACAATTTCTGCCAAGGAAGACAAGGGAAAATTCGTCGCCACGGTCGCCGGCAACGCGCTGCCGGGCGTTCACTGGCTGCGATTCTACGATGCGGAAGGGGCTACTCCGCTCGTGCCCTTTGTCGTCGGCTACCTGCGCGAAGCGTGCGAGCAGGAGCCCAACGATGCGCCCACCAGGCCACAAGACGTCGGACCACCGCAGGTCGTGGTGAACGGCCGGCTGCAGAAAAGAGGCGACGTCGACACATTTGCCGTCCACTTGGAAAAGGGCCAGACCCTTGTGGCCGAAATCGATGCACATCGCACCTTGGCCTCGCCCGTCGACACGGTTTTGGAGATGGTTTCGACGACGGGCGGATTTGTACTGGCACGCAACGACGACGACCAGGAGCTGGACTCGCGCCTCGTCTTTGCCGTGCCCAGAAGCGGGTCATACATGGTGCGCGTGTTCGGCTTTCCCGCCGCCCCCAACAGCACGATCGCGCTGGCCGGCGACGATAGCTATGCGTATCGGCTGACTCTAACTTCGGCCGGTTTCCTGAACTATTCGCTACCGCTGGCCGTCTCTGCCGACACGGCGCACGTGCAGGCCCACGGCTGGAATCTTTTGCCAGAAACACAACAGGTGGCGCCAGCAATTCTGCCGAATGCCAAGGAAGCGGCGCTTTTTCACCCGCAGTTGGCCAACACGCTTCTCATTCCGGTCGTACAGCACGCATCGATCCTGGCCGATGAGCCCAGTCGGCCCGAAATTCCGCAGAACATCACGCTGCCGGTAACGATCACGGGGCGCATCGAGTTTCCTCGCGACAAGGATTCCTTTCGCTTCTCGGCGAAGACAGGGGAGACGCTCAACTTTCGCGTGGAGAGCCGGCAACTCGGCTATCCGCTCGATCCCGTCCTGGAAATTCGCGATTCTCAAGGCAAGCTGCTGTCGCGTGTCGACGATGTGGGAGCCGGCCGAGACGCTGAAATTACCTTCGCTGCACCCGCCGACGGTGAATATCAAATCGTGGTATCGGACCTGCATCGGCACGGAGCGCCAAACTTTGTCTATCGACTTTCCGCCCTCGCCGCGCGGCCTGACTATGCACTATCGCTCGGCGGAGACACGTTCAGCGTCGCGGTCGGGCAACGACTCGAGCTGCCAATCACGATTGAGCGATTGCAGGGCTATAAGGAACCGATCAACCTGCGTGTCGAGGGGCTGCCTGGTGGAGTAACCGTCGAGCCGGCGGTCTCGCTCGGCGAAGGTGATTCGGCCAAAACCGTGAAGCTGGTCATCACCACGGGAGATGCGGCTTTCTCCGGGCCCATCCGCGTCATCGGCACCACGGCCGGCGCGACTCTCGAGCCGCACACAGCGACGGCGCCGCTGATCGGACGGGGGCAGCGAACCCCGGATGCGTGGCTCACCATTACCGCGGCTGCGAGCAAATAA
- a CDS encoding heterodisulfide reductase-related iron-sulfur binding cluster, with protein sequence MNDPLTATREVFWNITHVWVMYALLLPTVAVAGYGVFRRVRVWRRGQPENRFDQPARRIAQVGKYALLQLRTWRKLYPGVMHAMIFWGFIVLTIATTVVMLDYDFGIPIMHGYFYLLFQSFITDVFGALAIIGIGMAMLRRWGTRPRELVYTREASLILVAVLVILVSGFLVEGWRIAATADPWAAWSPFGNLVARASAPFLSEAAMQNAHRATWWLHMALVFGFLAWAPYTKMVHILTSTLNIYTARLAPIGANLRKVDFESEEKLGIHTLAGFTWKDLLDFDACTECGRCTAACPAHRVGKELSPRDIILDLQRLTRATNADFSQPFIGATAALSVDAMWECTTCGACVEACPVLIEQMPKIVDTRRFLVMEEADFPETMQQALTSVETRAHPFRGTAFSRVDWAQGLPIATMAEAREAEVLLWVGCGGALVERNQKIVRSLAQLLAKAGVKFAILGREEKCTGDPARRIGNEFLFQQMAEDNIATLDRYQTKTIVTSCPHCFNTLRNEYPQFGGHYEVFHHSEYLARLVQDGKLVVDAPTDKKITFHDPCYLGRHNGVYDAPRELVQISSSYALIEMAQSRQNGFCCGGGGGMSFIDEPADKRVNQERARQVLETDADIVAVGCPFCTTMLEDGINAKRGDREIQVLDVAELLWQAVERPARSDLS encoded by the coding sequence ATGAACGATCCGCTCACCGCGACGCGCGAAGTCTTTTGGAACATCACTCATGTTTGGGTGATGTACGCGCTGTTGCTGCCGACCGTGGCCGTAGCGGGTTACGGCGTTTTCCGCCGCGTGCGTGTCTGGCGCCGTGGCCAGCCAGAAAATCGCTTTGATCAGCCGGCGCGGCGCATCGCCCAGGTGGGCAAGTATGCGCTTCTGCAGTTGCGCACCTGGCGCAAACTGTATCCCGGCGTCATGCACGCCATGATTTTCTGGGGATTCATCGTCCTTACGATTGCTACGACGGTCGTAATGCTCGACTACGACTTCGGCATCCCGATCATGCACGGGTACTTTTACCTGCTCTTTCAATCGTTTATTACCGACGTTTTTGGTGCACTAGCGATCATCGGTATCGGCATGGCGATGCTGCGACGCTGGGGGACGCGACCGCGCGAGTTGGTCTACACGCGCGAAGCCTCGCTGATCCTGGTGGCCGTTCTTGTGATCCTCGTCAGCGGTTTCCTGGTCGAGGGATGGCGCATCGCGGCGACCGCCGACCCGTGGGCCGCCTGGTCACCTTTCGGCAACCTGGTGGCCCGGGCGTCGGCGCCCTTCCTGTCCGAGGCAGCCATGCAAAATGCGCACCGGGCCACCTGGTGGCTACACATGGCGCTGGTATTTGGTTTTCTTGCTTGGGCTCCATACACGAAGATGGTTCACATCTTGACGTCGACCTTGAACATCTACACGGCGCGGCTGGCGCCGATCGGCGCGAACTTGCGCAAAGTCGATTTCGAGTCGGAAGAGAAGCTGGGGATCCACACGCTGGCCGGATTCACCTGGAAAGACCTGCTGGATTTCGACGCCTGCACCGAATGTGGCCGCTGCACGGCGGCTTGCCCGGCGCATCGCGTGGGCAAGGAACTGTCTCCGCGCGACATTATTCTCGATCTGCAGCGTTTGACACGCGCCACAAATGCCGACTTCTCACAGCCCTTTATCGGCGCGACGGCGGCGCTTTCTGTCGACGCCATGTGGGAATGCACGACCTGCGGTGCGTGCGTCGAAGCATGCCCGGTGTTGATCGAACAGATGCCGAAGATCGTCGACACGCGGCGCTTTTTGGTGATGGAGGAGGCCGACTTTCCGGAGACGATGCAACAAGCGCTCACATCGGTCGAGACGCGGGCCCATCCGTTTCGCGGCACGGCGTTCTCGCGTGTGGATTGGGCGCAAGGCCTGCCGATTGCCACGATGGCCGAAGCGCGCGAGGCCGAGGTGCTGTTGTGGGTGGGTTGCGGCGGCGCCCTCGTTGAGCGCAACCAGAAAATCGTGAGATCGCTAGCCCAACTATTGGCCAAGGCCGGCGTCAAGTTCGCCATCCTGGGACGTGAAGAGAAATGCACGGGCGATCCGGCCCGACGCATCGGCAACGAGTTCCTGTTCCAGCAGATGGCTGAGGACAATATCGCCACGCTGGATCGGTATCAGACGAAAACGATCGTCACGTCCTGCCCGCACTGCTTCAACACGCTACGCAACGAATATCCGCAGTTTGGCGGACATTACGAAGTGTTCCACCACAGCGAGTACCTGGCCCGGCTGGTGCAGGACGGGAAACTTGTGGTGGACGCGCCAACGGACAAGAAAATCACGTTCCATGATCCCTGCTATTTAGGGCGGCACAACGGCGTGTATGACGCTCCGCGCGAGTTGGTGCAGATCTCAAGCAGTTACGCCCTGATCGAAATGGCGCAGAGTCGTCAGAATGGTTTCTGTTGCGGCGGCGGGGGAGGCATGAGCTTCATCGACGAGCCAGCCGACAAGCGCGTCAACCAGGAACGGGCTCGCCAGGTGCTGGAAACCGACGCCGATATCGTTGCCGTTGGATGTCCGTTCTGCACCACCATGCTCGAAGACGGGATCAATGCGAAACGTGGCGATCGCGAGATTCAAGTGCTGGACGTAGCGGAATTGCTGTGGCAAGCCGTCGAGCGTCCTGCGCGCTCTGATTTGTCCTAA